Proteins encoded by one window of Nitrincola iocasae:
- the mnmE gene encoding tRNA uridine-5-carboxymethylaminomethyl(34) synthesis GTPase MnmE, with the protein MSQHQDTIAAQATAPGRGGVGIIRVSGPLALAIGREVLQRKPTPRHAHYGNFYAADGQSIDQGIGLYFPGPNSFTGEDVLELQAHGGPVVMDFILQRVISLGARPARPGEFSERAFLNDKLDLAQAEAIADLINSTSEQAARCALRSLQGAFSARIHALVERLIQLRIYVEAAIDFPEEEIDFLADGKVQQDLLAIIADLEAVQREAHQGSLMREGMHVVIAGKPNAGKSSLLNALAGRETAIVTDIAGTTRDVLREHIHIDGMPLHIIDTAGLRDAPDQVEKIGIDRAWQEIHKADRILMVVDSSETNAATPEQIWPEFVAQLADASKITVIRNKIDLRAEEPQLIQGSNYSLISLSAKQGQGIEILRDHLKACIGFSNTTEGGFMARRRHLDALEHCHQQLDNGLKQLQGYSAGELLAEDLRMAQQSLGEITGEFTPDDLLGRIFSSFCIGK; encoded by the coding sequence ATGAGCCAACACCAAGACACTATCGCGGCACAAGCCACGGCACCCGGTCGCGGCGGTGTTGGTATTATCCGCGTATCAGGCCCGTTGGCTCTGGCAATTGGCAGAGAGGTGTTGCAGCGAAAACCAACACCACGCCATGCTCACTACGGTAACTTTTATGCCGCTGATGGTCAGAGCATAGATCAAGGCATTGGCCTGTATTTTCCCGGCCCGAACTCCTTCACCGGTGAAGATGTATTGGAATTACAGGCGCATGGTGGACCGGTAGTGATGGACTTCATACTGCAACGTGTCATCAGCCTGGGCGCACGACCAGCACGACCCGGAGAATTTTCCGAACGCGCCTTTTTGAATGACAAGTTAGACCTGGCGCAGGCCGAAGCCATAGCCGACCTGATCAACAGCACCTCTGAACAAGCTGCACGCTGCGCACTGCGTTCACTACAGGGTGCTTTTTCAGCACGTATCCATGCCCTGGTAGAACGACTCATCCAGTTGCGGATCTATGTAGAAGCCGCCATAGACTTCCCGGAAGAAGAGATCGATTTTCTCGCTGATGGCAAAGTACAGCAGGATTTGCTCGCCATCATTGCCGACCTTGAAGCGGTACAGCGCGAAGCGCATCAGGGCAGCTTAATGCGCGAAGGTATGCATGTCGTCATTGCTGGCAAGCCCAATGCCGGTAAATCCAGCCTGTTGAATGCACTGGCAGGGCGTGAAACTGCCATCGTCACCGATATTGCTGGCACCACACGTGACGTGCTCAGAGAACATATTCATATCGATGGTATGCCCTTGCATATTATCGACACGGCCGGCTTACGTGACGCTCCAGACCAGGTTGAAAAAATCGGCATCGACCGTGCCTGGCAGGAAATACACAAGGCGGATCGGATACTCATGGTCGTTGACAGCAGCGAAACCAACGCCGCAACGCCTGAACAGATCTGGCCTGAATTTGTTGCCCAACTGGCCGATGCCAGCAAAATTACCGTTATCCGCAACAAGATAGATCTACGAGCTGAAGAACCCCAACTTATTCAAGGAAGTAATTACTCACTTATCTCCTTGTCCGCCAAACAAGGGCAGGGGATAGAAATACTACGTGACCACCTGAAGGCCTGCATTGGCTTCAGCAACACCACTGAAGGCGGTTTTATGGCACGTCGCCGCCATCTGGATGCGCTGGAACACTGCCATCAACAACTCGATAATGGACTGAAGCAACTTCAGGGTTACAGCGCAGGTGAACTGCTAGCGGAAGATCTGCGCATGGCCCAGCAAAGTCTGGGGGAGATCACCGGTGAATTCACTCCGGATGATCTGCTAGGGCGGATCTTTTCGAGCTTTTGTATCGGGAAGTAA
- a CDS encoding response regulator: MSNFNTPVSPMTAALVLIAEDEAEIAEILIAYLQRSGLRTQHATDGLQALAMHQTFKPDLLLLDVQMPNLDGWNVLNEIRSRGDTPVIMLTALDQDIDKLMGLRLGADDYVVKPFNPAEVVARVQAVLRRARTTTPTTTQMLRVSQFQIDLDNHEASVICNGQQQILDLTLTEFKLLACLMRAPKRAFSREELLINCLPEGDTQERTVDSHISKLRKKLESLDIQGVPLSVWGVGYRFGGKI, from the coding sequence ATGTCCAATTTCAATACACCCGTAAGCCCTATGACTGCGGCACTCGTATTGATTGCCGAGGATGAAGCCGAGATTGCCGAGATCCTCATTGCCTATTTGCAGCGCAGCGGGCTGCGAACCCAACATGCTACGGATGGTCTCCAAGCGTTAGCCATGCATCAAACATTTAAGCCAGATCTACTGCTACTCGATGTACAGATGCCGAATCTAGATGGCTGGAATGTACTGAATGAAATTCGCTCCCGTGGTGACACGCCAGTGATAATGCTCACCGCGCTTGATCAGGATATCGATAAATTAATGGGGTTACGCCTCGGTGCAGACGACTACGTGGTTAAACCATTCAACCCGGCCGAAGTGGTGGCCAGGGTACAGGCGGTACTGCGACGCGCCCGGACTACCACGCCCACCACTACCCAAATGTTGCGCGTCAGCCAGTTCCAAATCGACTTAGACAACCACGAGGCCAGCGTAATCTGTAACGGTCAGCAGCAGATACTAGATCTGACTCTGACTGAGTTTAAACTGCTCGCCTGCCTGATGCGTGCGCCTAAACGTGCTTTCAGTCGTGAGGAGCTGTTAATTAATTGCTTGCCTGAGGGTGATACTCAGGAACGTACCGTTGACAGTCATATCAGTAAGCTGCGTAAAAAACTTGAATCCCTTGATATTCAAGGAGTGCCTCTCAGTGTCTGGGGGGTAGGCTATCGCTTTGGTGGTAAGATATGA
- a CDS encoding ATP-binding protein, with amino-acid sequence MRQAPGIRRQIVQSVAVMALGIIFLSVFGSYVFYAVAVAYLPDSISETWIPSRVEMIWIFCTIIAALGMALFVAIRLSRRILTPLNSVAYSLREVAQGKLNARARMDPHAMGETAQLVSDFNAMAERLEYMTREREFWNAAIAHELRTPVTILRGRLQGLAEGVFSPSSELFEGLLRQVEGLNRLIEDLRVLSLNDSGHLELQRVEVCLAEEIRAVIETFATALNARGIMLKQELDTTLQVYCDAIRIRQALMALLENARQHADPGALTVRLYSSGTSCYLSVEDEGPGIPAEAASYVFEAFRRVDPSRSRTSGGSGLGLAVVKAVVEAHGGHVVCQPSGRGGTIFVLSWPIRQV; translated from the coding sequence ATGAGGCAAGCACCGGGTATACGCAGACAAATCGTCCAGTCCGTAGCGGTAATGGCTTTAGGTATTATTTTCTTGTCGGTGTTCGGCTCCTATGTATTCTATGCCGTCGCGGTGGCCTACCTGCCAGACAGTATATCCGAAACCTGGATACCCTCACGGGTGGAGATGATCTGGATTTTTTGCACTATCATAGCCGCACTGGGGATGGCGTTATTTGTCGCCATTCGTCTGTCACGGCGAATTCTTACACCTCTGAACTCTGTGGCGTATAGCCTGCGCGAAGTCGCCCAGGGTAAGCTCAATGCTCGCGCGCGAATGGACCCGCATGCGATGGGGGAGACGGCACAACTGGTGTCTGACTTTAATGCTATGGCCGAGCGTCTAGAGTATATGACCCGCGAGCGGGAGTTTTGGAACGCCGCAATCGCTCACGAACTCCGTACCCCGGTAACCATTCTGCGGGGTCGTTTGCAGGGCTTGGCTGAAGGTGTTTTTAGTCCCAGCAGTGAGCTCTTCGAGGGACTGCTACGGCAGGTCGAAGGACTTAATCGTCTGATCGAAGACTTACGTGTGCTGAGCCTCAATGACAGCGGCCACTTAGAGTTACAGCGGGTTGAGGTCTGTTTAGCCGAGGAAATCCGTGCGGTGATTGAGACTTTCGCTACGGCGTTAAATGCGAGAGGAATCATGCTGAAACAGGAGCTCGATACAACACTTCAAGTCTACTGTGATGCTATACGAATACGTCAAGCGCTGATGGCGCTGCTGGAAAATGCTCGCCAGCATGCCGATCCCGGAGCTTTGACTGTACGCCTCTATAGTTCTGGCACAAGTTGTTATCTAAGTGTGGAAGATGAAGGCCCTGGTATCCCTGCTGAAGCTGCAAGCTACGTATTTGAGGCATTTCGTCGAGTCGATCCGTCTCGCTCTCGAACCAGTGGTGGCAGTGGGCTAGGTCTCGCCGTCGTTAAAGCTGTTGTTGAAGCTCACGGCGGTCATGTGGTTTGCCAACCCTCGGGCCGTGGAGGAACAATATTCGTTCTTTCTTGGCCGATTAGGCAAGTTTAG